The nucleotide sequence ATATGCAGCTTCATCTAACTTATATTTCTCATCTTTTCTAAGCTTCTCGAACATATCTTCTGTACTTATGATATCTTCATTTGGATATCCGAATGAAGGATAACCCTTCCAGCCTTCTTCCGGTCTTTCCTCTATCATATAGATCTCATCACCGTGTCCATTATTATATTTACCTAATGTTTTTTGCTTCGGAAGATAATATACCTTAGGGTTGGTGTGATTAATATTAACTGCATCTGCAAGCGTAGGGATAGCAAGAAAACCATAAGGATGAGCAGAGGTATAAAAATCCTGAACCAAGTCTTCTGCAATTGTATTCTCCAATCCATCTTGCATTGCATCACCTTTAAAAGCAACAGTTTGCAAAAATTGTATAGCCTTTTTCTTAACTCTTCTTAAATTATACTCTCTACCTAAAGAATCTTTAACTCTTACAGAAATAGTTTGGTGACCTCCACCTTCTCTAATTGGAGTTAAACCTCCGTATAACGTATCAAGATCTGCAACTTTTAAAGTAACATCTGTTCCATATAATGCGCGATATCTATCACCCCAAAGCGTTTTAAAGGCTTCACCTTTCTCGGTTTCTTCTTTACTATAAACCGACGCTATTTTGGTTGCTTCAAAATCTTCAGGAAAATCTGAGCTATCAAACTCTTTTGGAGCTTCAAAGACTTCTTTTTGATATAATAATACCAGCTTATTATTTTCACTGCCAAAATAGCTTACCCAAGAAGAACCATCTTCAAAAACATCATAAACAGCAAAACCTTCTCCTGCAGAAGCAAAGAGTCCATCATTACTTAATACAACATAAGAATCTTTAGATCCAGAACCAGATACTATTTGGCGAATACTATCATGCTCTATATATTGTAGCCCATGTTCATGTCCAGAAACAAAAATGGATCTCTTATGGTTTTGCACTAAAGCCTTTAATCTAGCAGCAAGAGATTTATACCTTTCATTTTGGGCATCTTGAATAGATACTCCTCCACTGGTTCTAATTAAAGATGCCAAAGAACCAAGTACTGGAATAGGAATTTTCTTCTGGGCCGGATATATATGTCTTGCAAAATTATACTGTCCTCCATGAACACCATTGGTGAACACCGGATGGTGCAATGCTATTACTACAGTTTTATCCTGATTTTTATCTAATTCTGAAGCAAGGGCATTGAACATTGCTTCTCTAGATTTGATCTGTGGACTGTTATCATTAATTAAAGGATGCCTGTCCCAATCTTCTAAATACCACTGAGAATCAATAATTAAAAGTTGTATCTTTTCTGAAATATCTACACTTTCAAAACCATTACCGGTATCTGGAGCCCATTTTAATTTCTCAGGATATTTTTCCTTTAAATAATCTTTTTGTCTATTTAAACCTTCAATCCCTTCACTATACCAATCATGATTTCCAGGGATAAAGATTACATTTCCATCGTAACTTTCTAAAGCATCCAGCTGTGCATCCAATCTATATTCAGATTGTTCTCTAGAGGGATTATTCTTAGAAGGCATTCCAACAGGATAAATATTATCCCCTAAAAAAATAGCGTAATTATCTGTACTATTTACAGAATTTATATAACTTTTAAAAGCCAAAAGCGCGGCAGAAGAGCCTCCAGGCGGCGAATAACCAGCATCTCCCACTAAATAAAAGGTTTTCTCTATTTTCTTATTTAATGGATATTCAAAATTGCTTGAAGGCTCTCCAGTTCTATATTTGGGAGCGTATGTTGAACAACTTAAGATTAAGAATAATCCAAGGATAGTTAGAATTATGTTATTTTTTTTCATAGAAATCGAAGAGACGTTTTTTTTTTCTAATTTGGCTTGATCTTAATAGAAATTTGATGACAGATTTAATTAAAAATGCCGAGAAATTTACCTTTGAATTATTCAAAGAAAATTTACCAAACACCTTTATATATCACAACTACAACCACACGCAGCGAGTGGCTAAAAGTACTAAAGAATTAATTGAGAATTCTGAAATTAATGTTAAAGAGGCAGAAGCGCTAATGCTTGCTGCTTGGCTTCATGACACCGGATATACTGTAACCTATGAAGGTCATGAAATGGAGAGCATTAAGATTGCTGAAGACTTTTTAAAAGAACATAATGCAGATACGGAATTAATCAAAATGGTAGTTAGCTGCATAGAAGCAACTCAGATGAATTATACTCCTAAAACAGAGATTCAGGAGATCATTAGAGATGCCGACTCTTCACATTTTGCTAAAGAATATTTTGGAGAGACTAGCGAACTTCTAAGACAAGAACTTAAGCTTTTGAACATTGATAATTTTTCTGAAAAAGAATGGAGACAGGAAAATATAAAAGTATTTACTGAAAAACATAAGTACTATACCAACTATGCTCTTAGGAAATGGCAACCTGAAAAAGAAAGCAACTTGTTAGAAATTTTAGAAGCTCAAAATAAACAACATAAAAAAAATAAGAAAGAAGATACAAAAGCAAAGCTAAAGGCCGAGTATAAGAATAATAATCCTGAGCGTAGTATACAGAGTTTATTTAGAATTACACTTAGAAACCATATTAAACTAAGTGATATTGCAGATACTAAAGCAAACATTTTGCTTTCTGTAAACGCCATTATCATCTCATTGGCACTTTCTAATCTCATTCCCAAATTAGATGCTGTATCCAATAGACACTTATTAATTCCCACTTTGGTTCTTGTAGTTTTTAGTGTGGCATCTATAATCCTGTCAATTATGTCTACAAGGCCTAATGTAACTACCGGAGAATTTACACGAGAACAGGTAGAAACAAGAAAAATCAACCTCTTATTCTTCGGAAATTTTCACAAAATGCCATTTGATCAATTTAAATGGGGCCTTAACGAGATCATAAAAGATAAAGATTATGTATATGAATCTTTAATGTTAGACTTACACCTTTTAGGTAAGGTTTTACATAGAAAATATATGCTACTAAGACTTACCTATACGGTATTTATGGTGGGTATGATATGTTCTGTAATTAGCTTTGTAATTGCTTTTTATTTACTTAAATAATCAACAAGATCTTCATAAGTTATAGACTTATCTGTAGAGGTTTCATCAGGGTGATATAAAATATTTACCCTGATAGCCTTTAATCCAATTACTCCTTGCACATCTTCCAGTTCTAGCAACTCTACATTATCACCCAGATAATCCTTAGTCTGTAAATACTTTATATATCTTAAATATTCTCTTTCATCGCTACTTTGAGAATAAATTATAGCAATTTTACCTTTCTGTGTAATACGCTCTTCGGTATTCTTAATGTAAGCTTTGTCAATTCGCTTTTTAATAATTTCGTACCTGGCATTATAAGTACCATCTACATCAAATTTCTTTTCATCCATTCTATACCTAATAGACAAGGTGCTATTAAAAACTAAGATCATAGAAGCCGCCTCCAATTTCATAGGAGTACTTTTTTGTAGTTGATAGAATCTATTCTCCATTTCTACCATAGTACTCAATTGCCACAATCGTAAATTATATAGATAAACCTTGTTGTAGGGCTTATTAAAAGCCAAAGAAGGTCCTATATACATGTTATGATCTACTCCATCTGTTTTATATCTCTCAAAATAGTGTGGATAGATCTTTTGAGCTTCTATCTGACTCTTATCTAGAAAACGAGCCATCGTTCTATTAATGCGTTGTACCGTTTCATCATATTTTTTACGATGATTGTAAACTACTCCAGTTTCCGGATTAAGTTGATCTTGATACTCATCTACCAATGCTGTTAATTCTTCAGATTGATTAGTTAGATGCTCCATAAGAGGATTAACCTCTCTTTGTAATAAATTGAAAACTTTTTGCTCACTAGAAGCATTTAAATTTTCATGAAGATCATCTTCAAACTCCTTAATTCTAAATCTCACCTGATCGTAAATTGGTAATTCTTCAATTTCGTAGGCCTTGTTTATAATGGTATCTATAAGCTCTAGTTGATGTAAAAGGTCTTTCTGAATAGCTACATTTCGCGCTTCAGAAGAGCCTACAATATCAATTTGTCCGTAAAGAGGATATATATCTTTAAAGGCGATATCTTTGAAAGAGGCAAGACCATCTTCATCTAGATCATTAATAAAATGTTTGGCTTCTTTTTCGAATATCCAGAGTACACTAGGATGAATAGAAGTACACTCACTTTGAATGACCGCTTTTATTCTATTTTCGAACTCATTCCTATTTCTTTCTACCGCAGTAACAATGTACGGCAAGACATCATCCAATTTAATGGCATTTATACTATTAAGTTCATTTTTTCGATATGATACCAGTTCAAGAATCCCTAACAATTCTTTGTCATTGGCAATTGGAGCAAGAATACAACTCTTTACATCATTAGCCTTTAAATTTTGAACGAGTAGATTATTATCATTTAGCTTTGAATATTCATCAATATTAGCAATGGTAAAATAGGTCTGATCTTCAATTAACCTTTGAAATGATGTAGAGCAGATTCCAGTAGTGCAATCGTTCACCAACTTATCATGCAAAATAAAACTGTGAGCATTTTTGGTATTCATACGCTCAAATACCATCTCTCTTTTATTGAAAACAGTAAAGCCTACCCTTAGATCTGAAACTTTATAGATAGATTGAAAGATCTCTTTGAATTTTAATAATTCTTCTTGGTCTGAAGTTTCAGGATGTAAAAGTGTGGTTTTAAGTTCTGAAATTGCGTCATCTACCGTAACATCTATTAGATTTGTAATTGTAAATCCTCTAAATATCCAGCTTAGTGGTGGGAACATTTTTCGCCACAGATCAATATCATCTATATTCTGTATTAAAAGATCTACATCTTCTTCTGTAATATCTATAGCTGTTTCTGTAGGGGTAATATCTATAAAATCTGCATTTAAGGCGATCTTATAATGCTTCAGAATTCCGTTAGCATCAGGAATATCATAATACAAAGGGCGTGAAAAATCTATGGTGTAGCCATAATGATGATTTAGAATTAGGATACATCCATATACATAGAACATATCTTCGTCTAAATTTCTGATAGAAAGTTCAAAATCTTCTCCCGCATTTGCAAGAATCCCTTTTAATCTTTTTGTAGAATTAAAAACGATGTTATGGAAAGGTAGAGAAGCCGCCTTAATCTCATTATTAGTAAGAATATTTGGAAAAAGATCGTCCAATAAAATTCTAATAGCATCCTTATATTTATTCAGATCTTCAGGATCATCCAACCCTTCCACAAGCTTGGGAAAAGAAGATACATAATCCAAAACATCTTCCATATAGCTTTTAGCGATACTGCTATGCTCATTATGGATCAAATCCTTGTATTGATCTATAATTTTATGGAAACTAATTTTAATATCTAAAGGAAAGTCCTGTATCTGATTCTTCATAATTGGTAATATAAGATAAAATTACTATTTCTTTTATCCATGCTACTTCACAGCTTATAAATTAACAATTTTTTATAAAGAACCAATCGTTATCCAAAGCTAGTTACGTACTTTTGCAAAAATAATAAATCAATTTATGAAACAATTCTTATCGCTTATATTACTTGTAAGTATTATAGCATGTAATAATGAAAAAAAAGGGTATTCTATTACTGGAGATGCAACCAATATTGAAGATGGAAAAATGGTTTATATCTCTGAGCTAGATTCCAACCTTCAACCCGTTAAAAAAGATTCGGCTGCCATAAAAGATGGTAATTTTACCATAGACCTTCCTGAGGTTACCCAATCTAATCTTAGTATTTTAAATATTGAAGGTATCAATGGAAATGTGATCTTCATTTCTGAAAATGAAACCATCGATTTTAAAGTTTACAAAGACAGTCTTCAAACCTCTGAAGTTACCGGTGGTAAAGAAAATAAATTGTTCTTCTCTTATTTAGATCACTTAAAAGAACTTAATAAGAAAGTAATGAATTTAAGAATGAAGGGGCGTGAGATCATGACAACTTCTAGAGACACCGCAAAATTAGCAGATCTTGGTAAAGAAGAAGGTGCTCTAAAGGATAATGACATGACCTTTAAAAAGCAATTAGTACAAGAAAACCCAAACATGTTTGTTTCTGTTCTTGTGCTTACAGATATGGCTAATCTTGGAGCTCAAGTAGGGGAAGTAAATGAACTTTATGAGTCACTTTCTAACGACGTTAAGAATACTCCTATTGCCAAAAGCTTAAAAGAAAATTTAGATAAAAGAAATGCAGTAGAAGTTGGAAGCAAAGCTCCAGACTTTACAGCTCCCAACCCAGAAGGCAAAGAGATCTCTTTAAATGAATCTTTAGGTAAAGTAACACTTATAGATTTTTGGGCAGCATGGTGTAAGCCTTGTAGAGCAGAAAATCCAAATGTTGTACGTATCTATGAAAAATACCACGACAAAGGATTTAATATTTTAGGAGTTTCTTTAGATAGAGAAAATCAAAAAGACAAATGGATACAAGCTATAGCAGATGATAAATTAACATGGAACCAAGTATCAAATCTAAAGTTCTGGCAAGATCCTATTGCTCAACTTTACGGAGTGAGAGCTATTCCTGCTCAATTTATCTTAGATGAAAATGGAGTTATTGTAGCCCGAAACTTAAGAGGAGATGAGTTAGAAGCGAAAATTAAAGAGTTATTAGAAAAATAGAATCTTATAATATTTTGAATAAAAAAACCGCAAGAATCAACTTGCGGTTTTTTTTATAAGTGATTTTTCAGGTTTTAGTTTAGTTGAAACCCAACATTTACTTTAGCAGTAACTTCTAACTCCCCTGGAGCGATAGTTTCTTGTTGAGCACCATCTGCACTTGCCTTCATCATTTCATTTGCTCTATACATAGGGGGAAAATTATTAGTTTCTATCTCACTAATAGAAATAGCTTTCCCAATAGTTTGCCCTAATGGTTTTACATATTCTTCAGCTTTCGTTTTAGCATCTAATACCGCTAATTTTCTAGCTTCAGCTTCATATTTCTCCATTTCTGAGGATTTGAACTGCACACCATCGATTCTATTTAAGCCCGCTTTAAGCAGACCGCTCATTATTTTTTCATAATTCTTCAGATCATCCAACTTTATAGATATTGCCTGATTAGCAACATAACTATACGTCTTACTATCATAATTGTAATTCTTATTTAAATTCACATAATCTGTTTGAATGTTCTTTTCTTTCACTCCTTCAGACTTTAGATATTTAATAACCTTATCTACCACTTCATCATTTTGCTTCTTCACCAGTTGTGCATCATCTCCTGTATGCTCGATACGAGATTTAATGGTGACCTGGTCTGGAGTAACCATAACAGATCCTTCTCCCGTAACCATTACCATAGGGGGACTTGGCATTTGTTGAGCTTGCAATGCGAACGTGCTAATTGCTGCAAATAAAATTAAAATTGATTTCATAAGATTGAGTTTTACTGATTTTAAATAAATATTACAATAAGAGTACCAAGCTTAGATCTTTCCTAATTTTTGTAAAATAAATAACACTACAATAGGAATTGCTAGTAGAAAAACCATCAATAGATGCTGCTCTATTACATAAGGTGCCAAAATTAAAGTGATAACATATCCGCCAATTGCACCACCAAAATGGGCATCATGACCTATATTCCCTAATCTTTTCTTCATTCCATAAAGGGTGTACAACAAATAACCAATTCCAAAGATGTAAGCCGGGATTGGTATAATAAAGAACAGTCCTAACATCATATCCGGCCTCAATAAAATTGCAGAGTACAACACTCCCATAACTGCACCACTAGCACCTACGGCAGTATACTCCGGTTCATTCTTATGAAAGAAATAACTTAGCAGGTTTCCAAAGATCAAACTCACTAGGTAGACTAGTAAAAAGCCAATTGGTCCCAGCCAAAATTGAACTACGTTGGCGAAGAAATACAGCGTTAGCATGTTCACGAATAAGTGTGAAGTATCTACATGCAAAAATCCTGAAGTAAAGATTTGATATTTAGCACCCCTATTAATATCTGCAATATTGAATTTATACTTTTCAAAAAAGATAGAATCGTTAAAACCCTTAAATGATATAAGCACGTTTGCTGCTATTATTACAATAGTTACTATACTTAAATCTCCCATACATTCCTGTGTTTAGTGCCAAATATACCATATATTTGCTGAAATTTTTATTGATGCAAGGTTTAGTTTTCTGGCTGGTTTATCCTTTTTTATGGCTAATTTCTATTGCACCGTTCTGGCTATTCTATAAGATCTCAGATCTTATTTACTTTCTCGTGTATCACATTATTGGTTACAGATCTAAAACTGTAAGTGAGAATTTACGTCTTGTTTTTCCTGAAAAATCTGAATCTGAGATAAAGGAGATAAAAAAGAAATTCTACCGTCATATGTGCGATATGTTTCTGGAAATGATAAAGAGCATCTCTATCTCTAATAAGCAACTAAAATCTCGCTTTACCTTTACAAATATAGAGGAGATTGAAAAGATCCTAAAAACTAATAAAAGCATTGTTCTTATCTGTGGACATTATGCCAGTTATGAATGGGTAAATGCATTACAATTATATGGTCTTGATTATAAAGGCTATGGAGTATATAAGAAGATAAAGAATAAATATTTTGACAAAATGGTGAAGGATATTCGCGGAAGATTTGATGGCGAACTTATTACTACCATTCAAGCAACACGCACCATAGAACAAAATCAAGAAAAAGGAAGATTAGGTGTGTATGCGATGATTGCAGATCAATCTCCTAAAATTTCCAGAGCTAAGTACTGGACAGAATTCTTAGGTTACCAGGTTCCTGTATTTATTGGAACAGAAAAGTTAGCCAAAACTACAGATATGGTGGTACTTTATTTACATGTTGTAAAATTGAAAAGAGGCTTTTATGAGGCTACCTTTAAGCCTATCACTTATGAACCGCGGGAAGAGCCAGATTATATGATTACCAATGCTTTCTTAACAGAATTGGAAAAACAGATTAGAAATGAACCGGAATATTATTTATGGACTCATAAGAGATGGAAGCATAGAAATACTCCCATCCCAAATAAAGCCATAATTTTTAAAAGAGACTAAATAAAACTAGGCAATAATAGCCTTGATCTCTTCAATCATTTCTTGAGCAAGATCATCTGCTTTTTGCTGACTTTTTGCTTCTGTATAAATTCTAATAATTGGTTCTGTATTCGATTTTCTCAAATGAACCCAATTTTCTGAAAAATCAATTTTCACCCCATCTACTGTAGAGATCTCTTCTGAATTATGATTGTTCTTTACGGTTTCTAAAATAGCATCTACATCTATTCCTGGAGTCAATTCAATTTTATTCTTACTCATAAAATAAACCGGATATGATTCTTTTAAAGCAGACATGGTAGTTTTTTTCTCAGCAAAATAAGTTAGAAACAATGCTACTCCCACAAGACTATCTCGTCCGTAATGAGATTCTGGATAAATAATACCCCCATTACCTTCTCCTCCAATAATAGCATTTGTATCTTTCATAAGTTGAACAACGTTCACCTCACCAACAGCACTTGCATTATATTTTTGTCCATGTTTTTCAGTTTGATCTCTTAAAGCTCTGGAAGACGATAGATTACTAACTGTAGCTCCAGGAGTTTTGCTAAGTACATAATCTGCACAAGCAACTAAAGTGTATTCTTCACCAAACATCTCCCCTTTTTCATCTATAAAAGCAAGTCTATCTACATCTGGATCTACCACCACACCTAGATCTGCTTTTTCTTTTACTACCAGTTTACTAATATCTCCTAAATGTTCTTTAAGCGGTTCAGGATTATGAGGGAAATGACCATTAGGCTCACAATATAGCTCTACAACTTCAACTCCCATTTTTCTCAACAATGCTGGTATTGCTATACCACCGGTAGAATTAACTGCATCTACAACAACTTTTAAATTTGCTTTGGCAACAGCATCTGCATTTACTAATTTTAGATCAAGAACTTGATCTATATGCCTATCTATGTAATCTTCAATAACGGTAACTTCACCAAGATCATCCACATCTGCAAAATCAAAACCTTCGTTGTCTGCAATTTCTAAGATCTTAGCACCATCATCTCCACTTAAAAACTCTCCTTTATTATTAAGTAATTTTAAAGCATTCCATTGTTTCGGATTGTGACTTGCTGTTAAAATTATTCCTCCGTTAGCCTTCTCTAAAGGGACTGCAATTTCTACTGTAGGAGTTGTAGAAAGTCCTAGATCTATTACATTAATACCAAGACCTATTAAAGTATTCATCACCAACTGTTGGATCATAGAACCTGAAATTCTTGCATCTCTACCAACTACCACCTTAAGTTTCTGATTAGGATGTTCTGTTTTTAACCAACTTCCATACGCCGCCGCAAATTTCACAGCATCTATAGGAGTTAGATTTTCTGAAGGCTTTCCTCCAATAGTTCCACGAATTCCTGATATTGATTTTATTAAACTCATACTTTTAAATTTCTGTTTTTATGATTTCGCAAATATACCAACCTATCCCGCTACACCCCAAAAGTTAACACAAATTAAACTATAATTGCTACCTTGTCGGCATGAACTATCTTGCACATATTTATCTTTCAGGAGAAGATGATGATTTGAAGATCGGCAATTTTATTGCAGACTCTATTAAAGGCAAAAAATATCTTACTTACCCGTTAGAAATTCAAAAAGGCATAGTTCTACACCGGGCTATAGATAGTTTTACAGATTCTCATCCTGTTGTAAAGCAAAGCGTTCATAGACTATTTCCAGAATACAGCCATTACAGCGCCGTAATTATAGACATTTTGTATGATCATTATCTTGCAGCCAATTGGAAAGATTTCTCTGGTATTCCTTTAGATGTTTATGTAAATAATTTTTATCAATTACTTACAAACAGAAAGTCTGATCTACCCAAAAAAGTTCAGAATTTTCTTCCATATATGATAGAGGATAATTGGCTATTAAGCTATGCCAGTATAGAAGGAATTGGAAAAATACTTTTCCAGATGAATAGAAGGACAGAAAATAGATCTAGAATGGATCTTGCTGTAAAAGAATTGAAACTTTATTATGAACTTTTTGAAATAGAGTTTAGAACATTCTTCCCAGAATTGGAACAATTTGCTGCCCA is from Gillisia sp. Hel1_33_143 and encodes:
- a CDS encoding Pycsar system effector family protein, with amino-acid sequence MTDLIKNAEKFTFELFKENLPNTFIYHNYNHTQRVAKSTKELIENSEINVKEAEALMLAAWLHDTGYTVTYEGHEMESIKIAEDFLKEHNADTELIKMVVSCIEATQMNYTPKTEIQEIIRDADSSHFAKEYFGETSELLRQELKLLNIDNFSEKEWRQENIKVFTEKHKYYTNYALRKWQPEKESNLLEILEAQNKQHKKNKKEDTKAKLKAEYKNNNPERSIQSLFRITLRNHIKLSDIADTKANILLSVNAIIISLALSNLIPKLDAVSNRHLLIPTLVLVVFSVASIILSIMSTRPNVTTGEFTREQVETRKINLLFFGNFHKMPFDQFKWGLNEIIKDKDYVYESLMLDLHLLGKVLHRKYMLLRLTYTVFMVGMICSVISFVIAFYLLK
- a CDS encoding GAF domain-containing protein, whose translation is MKNQIQDFPLDIKISFHKIIDQYKDLIHNEHSSIAKSYMEDVLDYVSSFPKLVEGLDDPEDLNKYKDAIRILLDDLFPNILTNNEIKAASLPFHNIVFNSTKRLKGILANAGEDFELSIRNLDEDMFYVYGCILILNHHYGYTIDFSRPLYYDIPDANGILKHYKIALNADFIDITPTETAIDITEEDVDLLIQNIDDIDLWRKMFPPLSWIFRGFTITNLIDVTVDDAISELKTTLLHPETSDQEELLKFKEIFQSIYKVSDLRVGFTVFNKREMVFERMNTKNAHSFILHDKLVNDCTTGICSTSFQRLIEDQTYFTIANIDEYSKLNDNNLLVQNLKANDVKSCILAPIANDKELLGILELVSYRKNELNSINAIKLDDVLPYIVTAVERNRNEFENRIKAVIQSECTSIHPSVLWIFEKEAKHFINDLDEDGLASFKDIAFKDIYPLYGQIDIVGSSEARNVAIQKDLLHQLELIDTIINKAYEIEELPIYDQVRFRIKEFEDDLHENLNASSEQKVFNLLQREVNPLMEHLTNQSEELTALVDEYQDQLNPETGVVYNHRKKYDETVQRINRTMARFLDKSQIEAQKIYPHYFERYKTDGVDHNMYIGPSLAFNKPYNKVYLYNLRLWQLSTMVEMENRFYQLQKSTPMKLEAASMILVFNSTLSIRYRMDEKKFDVDGTYNARYEIIKKRIDKAYIKNTEERITQKGKIAIIYSQSSDEREYLRYIKYLQTKDYLGDNVELLELEDVQGVIGLKAIRVNILYHPDETSTDKSITYEDLVDYLSK
- a CDS encoding TlpA disulfide reductase family protein encodes the protein MKQFLSLILLVSIIACNNEKKGYSITGDATNIEDGKMVYISELDSNLQPVKKDSAAIKDGNFTIDLPEVTQSNLSILNIEGINGNVIFISENETIDFKVYKDSLQTSEVTGGKENKLFFSYLDHLKELNKKVMNLRMKGREIMTTSRDTAKLADLGKEEGALKDNDMTFKKQLVQENPNMFVSVLVLTDMANLGAQVGEVNELYESLSNDVKNTPIAKSLKENLDKRNAVEVGSKAPDFTAPNPEGKEISLNESLGKVTLIDFWAAWCKPCRAENPNVVRIYEKYHDKGFNILGVSLDRENQKDKWIQAIADDKLTWNQVSNLKFWQDPIAQLYGVRAIPAQFILDENGVIVARNLRGDELEAKIKELLEK
- a CDS encoding SIMPL domain-containing protein, translating into MKSILILFAAISTFALQAQQMPSPPMVMVTGEGSVMVTPDQVTIKSRIEHTGDDAQLVKKQNDEVVDKVIKYLKSEGVKEKNIQTDYVNLNKNYNYDSKTYSYVANQAISIKLDDLKNYEKIMSGLLKAGLNRIDGVQFKSSEMEKYEAEARKLAVLDAKTKAEEYVKPLGQTIGKAISISEIETNNFPPMYRANEMMKASADGAQQETIAPGELEVTAKVNVGFQLN
- a CDS encoding rhomboid family intramembrane serine protease, with product MGDLSIVTIVIIAANVLISFKGFNDSIFFEKYKFNIADINRGAKYQIFTSGFLHVDTSHLFVNMLTLYFFANVVQFWLGPIGFLLVYLVSLIFGNLLSYFFHKNEPEYTAVGASGAVMGVLYSAILLRPDMMLGLFFIIPIPAYIFGIGYLLYTLYGMKKRLGNIGHDAHFGGAIGGYVITLILAPYVIEQHLLMVFLLAIPIVVLFILQKLGKI
- a CDS encoding lysophospholipid acyltransferase family protein, with translation MQGLVFWLVYPFLWLISIAPFWLFYKISDLIYFLVYHIIGYRSKTVSENLRLVFPEKSESEIKEIKKKFYRHMCDMFLEMIKSISISNKQLKSRFTFTNIEEIEKILKTNKSIVLICGHYASYEWVNALQLYGLDYKGYGVYKKIKNKYFDKMVKDIRGRFDGELITTIQATRTIEQNQEKGRLGVYAMIADQSPKISRAKYWTEFLGYQVPVFIGTEKLAKTTDMVVLYLHVVKLKRGFYEATFKPITYEPREEPDYMITNAFLTELEKQIRNEPEYYLWTHKRWKHRNTPIPNKAIIFKRD
- the glmM gene encoding phosphoglucosamine mutase; the encoded protein is MSLIKSISGIRGTIGGKPSENLTPIDAVKFAAAYGSWLKTEHPNQKLKVVVGRDARISGSMIQQLVMNTLIGLGINVIDLGLSTTPTVEIAVPLEKANGGIILTASHNPKQWNALKLLNNKGEFLSGDDGAKILEIADNEGFDFADVDDLGEVTVIEDYIDRHIDQVLDLKLVNADAVAKANLKVVVDAVNSTGGIAIPALLRKMGVEVVELYCEPNGHFPHNPEPLKEHLGDISKLVVKEKADLGVVVDPDVDRLAFIDEKGEMFGEEYTLVACADYVLSKTPGATVSNLSSSRALRDQTEKHGQKYNASAVGEVNVVQLMKDTNAIIGGEGNGGIIYPESHYGRDSLVGVALFLTYFAEKKTTMSALKESYPVYFMSKNKIELTPGIDVDAILETVKNNHNSEEISTVDGVKIDFSENWVHLRKSNTEPIIRIYTEAKSQQKADDLAQEMIEEIKAIIA
- a CDS encoding ACP phosphodiesterase; amino-acid sequence: MNYLAHIYLSGEDDDLKIGNFIADSIKGKKYLTYPLEIQKGIVLHRAIDSFTDSHPVVKQSVHRLFPEYSHYSAVIIDILYDHYLAANWKDFSGIPLDVYVNNFYQLLTNRKSDLPKKVQNFLPYMIEDNWLLSYASIEGIGKILFQMNRRTENRSRMDLAVKELKLYYELFEIEFRTFFPELEQFAAQKIITL